In the genome of Eschrichtius robustus isolate mEscRob2 chromosome 12, mEscRob2.pri, whole genome shotgun sequence, one region contains:
- the TMEM89 gene encoding transmembrane protein 89 produces the protein MLHAQSFLPWLLLLAMPVRTHTWSRPLWYQVGLDLQPWGCQPNSLEGCKGSLGCPGHWMGLGVNCIYPVAGVTVATTMMLMLSRAVMQRRRSQATKSEHPQVTANPCAPWKRRAPISDRALLLGVLHMLDALLVHIEGHLQRLATQQRTQIKGTPAQSG, from the exons ATGCTGCACGCACAGTCCTTCCTGCCATGGCTGCTTCTGCTAGCGATGCCTGTCCGCACCCACACCTGGTCACGGCCCCTGTGGTACCAGGTGGGGCTGGACTTACAGCCCTGGGGGTGCCAGCCAAACAGCCTGGAGGGTTGCAAGGGCAGCCTGGGCTGTCCTGGCCATTGGATGGGCCTGGGGGTGAACTGCATCTACCCAGTGGCTGGGGTCACCGTCGCCACTACCATGATGCTGATGCTCAGCCGTGCGGTGATGCAACGGCGGCGCTCACAGGCCACTAAGAGTGAG CATCCGCAGGTGACGGCTAACCCCTGTGCACCCTGGAAACGACGGGCCCCGATCTCAGACCGTGCCCTACTCCTTGGGGTCCTGCACATGCTGGATGCCCTCCTGGTCCATATTGAGGGCCATCTGCAGCGTCTAGCCACCCAGCAGCGAACCCAAATAAAGGGGACTCCTGCCCAGAGCGGGTGA
- the UQCRC1 gene encoding cytochrome b-c1 complex subunit 1, mitochondrial isoform X1, with the protein MAASAVCRAASAGTRVLVRSCRSQPALLRSPVLRGIATYAQALQSVPETQVSQLDNGLRVASEQSSQPTCTVGVWIDAGSRYETEKNNGAGYFVEHLAFKGTKNRPGSALEKEVESVGAHLNAYSTREHTAYYIKALSKDLPKAVELLADIVQNCSLEDSQVEKERDVILQELQENDASMRDVVFDYLHATAFQGTPLAQAVEGSSENVRKLSRADLTEYLSRHYKASRMVLAAAGGVEHRQLLDLAQKHFCSLSGTYAEDAVPTLTPCRFTGSEIRHRDDALPLAHVAIAVEGPGWANPDNVALQVANAIIGHYDCTYGGGTHLSSPLAAVAATKKLCQSFQTFNICYAETGLLGAHFVCDHMSIDDMMFFLQGQWMRLCTSATESEVVRGKNILRNALVSHLDGTTPVCEDIGRSLLTYGRRIPLAEWESRIAEVDASIVREVCSKYFYDQCPAVAGLGPIEQLPDYNRIRSGMFWLRF; encoded by the exons ATGGCGGCTTCCGCGGTTTGCCGGGCGGCCAGCGCCGGGACGCGAGTGCTGGTGCGCAGCTGCCGCTCG CAGCCGGCCCTGCTGAGGTCGCCTGTCTTGCGGGGCATCGCCACCTACGCCCAGGCCCTGCAGAGCGTGCCGGAGACGCAGGTCAGCCAGCTGGACAACGGGCTGCGAGTGGCCTCGGAGCAGTCGTCCCAGCCTACCTGCACG GTGGGGGTGTGGATTGATGCTGGCAGCCGTTATGAGACTGAGAAGAACAACGGGGCAGGCTACTTTGTGGAGCATCTGGCTTTCAAG GGAACAAAGAATCGGCCTGGCAGTGCCTTGGAGAAGGAGGTGGAGAGCGTGGGGGCCCATCTTAATGCCTACAGCACCCGGGAGCACACAGCTTACTACATCAAGGCACTGTCTAAGGACCTGCCAAAAG CTGTGGAGCTCCTGGCCGACATTGTGCAGAACTGCAGCCTAGAAGACTCCCAGGTTGAGAAGGAGCGTGATGTGATCCTGCAGGAGCTGCAGGAGAACGATGCATCTATGCGGGACGTGGTCTTTGACTACCTGCATGCCACGGCATTCCAGGGCACACCTCTAGCCCAGGCCGTGGAGGGGTCCAGTGAGAATGTCAG GAAGCTGTCTCGGGCAGACCTGACTGAGTACCTCAGTCGGCATTACAAGGCCTCTCGAATGGTTTTAGCAGCAGCTGGAG GGGTGGAGCACCGGCAGCTGCTAGACCTCGCCCAGAAGCACTTCTGCAGCCTCTCTGGGACATACGCTGAAGACGCTGTGCCCACTCTCACTCCCTGCCGCTTCACTGGCAGCGAG ATCCGCCACCGTGATGATGCCCTGCCTTTGGCCCATGTGGCCATTGCAGTGGAGGGGCCTGGCTGGGCCAACCCGGACAATGTGGCCCTCCAGGTGGCCAATGCCATCATTGGCCACTATGACTGCACTTACGGTGGTGGCACG CACCTGTCCAGCCCACTGGCTGCAGTTGCTGCAACCAAGAAGCTGTGCCAGAGTTTCCAGACCTTCAACATCTGCTACGCAGAGACGGGGTTACTGGGCGCACACTTTGTCTGCGACCACATGAGCATCGACGACATGATGTTCTTCCTACAGGGCCAGTG GATGCGCCTTTGCACCAGTGCCACAGAGAGCGAGGTGGTCCGGGGCAAAAACATTCTCAGAAATGCTCTGGTGTCTCATCTGGATG GCACCACTCCTGTGTGTGAGGACATTGGACGTAGTCTTCTGACGTATGGCCGCCGCATCCCCCTGGCTGAGTGGGAAAGCCGGATTGCG GAGGTGGATGCCAGTATCGTGCGTGAGGTCTGCTCCAAGTACTTCTATGACCAGTGTCCAGCAGTGGCTGGATTGG GCCCCATTGAACAGCTTCCAGATTATAACCGGATCCGTAGCGGCATGTTCTGGCTGCGCTTCTAG
- the UQCRC1 gene encoding cytochrome b-c1 complex subunit 1, mitochondrial isoform X2, with translation MAASAVCRAASAGTRVLVRSCRSPALLRSPVLRGIATYAQALQSVPETQVSQLDNGLRVASEQSSQPTCTVGVWIDAGSRYETEKNNGAGYFVEHLAFKGTKNRPGSALEKEVESVGAHLNAYSTREHTAYYIKALSKDLPKAVELLADIVQNCSLEDSQVEKERDVILQELQENDASMRDVVFDYLHATAFQGTPLAQAVEGSSENVRKLSRADLTEYLSRHYKASRMVLAAAGGVEHRQLLDLAQKHFCSLSGTYAEDAVPTLTPCRFTGSEIRHRDDALPLAHVAIAVEGPGWANPDNVALQVANAIIGHYDCTYGGGTHLSSPLAAVAATKKLCQSFQTFNICYAETGLLGAHFVCDHMSIDDMMFFLQGQWMRLCTSATESEVVRGKNILRNALVSHLDGTTPVCEDIGRSLLTYGRRIPLAEWESRIAEVDASIVREVCSKYFYDQCPAVAGLGPIEQLPDYNRIRSGMFWLRF, from the exons ATGGCGGCTTCCGCGGTTTGCCGGGCGGCCAGCGCCGGGACGCGAGTGCTGGTGCGCAGCTGCCGCTCG CCGGCCCTGCTGAGGTCGCCTGTCTTGCGGGGCATCGCCACCTACGCCCAGGCCCTGCAGAGCGTGCCGGAGACGCAGGTCAGCCAGCTGGACAACGGGCTGCGAGTGGCCTCGGAGCAGTCGTCCCAGCCTACCTGCACG GTGGGGGTGTGGATTGATGCTGGCAGCCGTTATGAGACTGAGAAGAACAACGGGGCAGGCTACTTTGTGGAGCATCTGGCTTTCAAG GGAACAAAGAATCGGCCTGGCAGTGCCTTGGAGAAGGAGGTGGAGAGCGTGGGGGCCCATCTTAATGCCTACAGCACCCGGGAGCACACAGCTTACTACATCAAGGCACTGTCTAAGGACCTGCCAAAAG CTGTGGAGCTCCTGGCCGACATTGTGCAGAACTGCAGCCTAGAAGACTCCCAGGTTGAGAAGGAGCGTGATGTGATCCTGCAGGAGCTGCAGGAGAACGATGCATCTATGCGGGACGTGGTCTTTGACTACCTGCATGCCACGGCATTCCAGGGCACACCTCTAGCCCAGGCCGTGGAGGGGTCCAGTGAGAATGTCAG GAAGCTGTCTCGGGCAGACCTGACTGAGTACCTCAGTCGGCATTACAAGGCCTCTCGAATGGTTTTAGCAGCAGCTGGAG GGGTGGAGCACCGGCAGCTGCTAGACCTCGCCCAGAAGCACTTCTGCAGCCTCTCTGGGACATACGCTGAAGACGCTGTGCCCACTCTCACTCCCTGCCGCTTCACTGGCAGCGAG ATCCGCCACCGTGATGATGCCCTGCCTTTGGCCCATGTGGCCATTGCAGTGGAGGGGCCTGGCTGGGCCAACCCGGACAATGTGGCCCTCCAGGTGGCCAATGCCATCATTGGCCACTATGACTGCACTTACGGTGGTGGCACG CACCTGTCCAGCCCACTGGCTGCAGTTGCTGCAACCAAGAAGCTGTGCCAGAGTTTCCAGACCTTCAACATCTGCTACGCAGAGACGGGGTTACTGGGCGCACACTTTGTCTGCGACCACATGAGCATCGACGACATGATGTTCTTCCTACAGGGCCAGTG GATGCGCCTTTGCACCAGTGCCACAGAGAGCGAGGTGGTCCGGGGCAAAAACATTCTCAGAAATGCTCTGGTGTCTCATCTGGATG GCACCACTCCTGTGTGTGAGGACATTGGACGTAGTCTTCTGACGTATGGCCGCCGCATCCCCCTGGCTGAGTGGGAAAGCCGGATTGCG GAGGTGGATGCCAGTATCGTGCGTGAGGTCTGCTCCAAGTACTTCTATGACCAGTGTCCAGCAGTGGCTGGATTGG GCCCCATTGAACAGCTTCCAGATTATAACCGGATCCGTAGCGGCATGTTCTGGCTGCGCTTCTAG
- the UQCRC1 gene encoding cytochrome b-c1 complex subunit 1, mitochondrial isoform X3: protein MAASAVCRAASAGTRVLQPALLRSPVLRGIATYAQALQSVPETQVSQLDNGLRVASEQSSQPTCTVGVWIDAGSRYETEKNNGAGYFVEHLAFKGTKNRPGSALEKEVESVGAHLNAYSTREHTAYYIKALSKDLPKAVELLADIVQNCSLEDSQVEKERDVILQELQENDASMRDVVFDYLHATAFQGTPLAQAVEGSSENVRKLSRADLTEYLSRHYKASRMVLAAAGGVEHRQLLDLAQKHFCSLSGTYAEDAVPTLTPCRFTGSEIRHRDDALPLAHVAIAVEGPGWANPDNVALQVANAIIGHYDCTYGGGTHLSSPLAAVAATKKLCQSFQTFNICYAETGLLGAHFVCDHMSIDDMMFFLQGQWMRLCTSATESEVVRGKNILRNALVSHLDGTTPVCEDIGRSLLTYGRRIPLAEWESRIAEVDASIVREVCSKYFYDQCPAVAGLGPIEQLPDYNRIRSGMFWLRF from the exons ATGGCGGCTTCCGCGGTTTGCCGGGCGGCCAGCGCCGGGACGCGAGTGCTG CAGCCGGCCCTGCTGAGGTCGCCTGTCTTGCGGGGCATCGCCACCTACGCCCAGGCCCTGCAGAGCGTGCCGGAGACGCAGGTCAGCCAGCTGGACAACGGGCTGCGAGTGGCCTCGGAGCAGTCGTCCCAGCCTACCTGCACG GTGGGGGTGTGGATTGATGCTGGCAGCCGTTATGAGACTGAGAAGAACAACGGGGCAGGCTACTTTGTGGAGCATCTGGCTTTCAAG GGAACAAAGAATCGGCCTGGCAGTGCCTTGGAGAAGGAGGTGGAGAGCGTGGGGGCCCATCTTAATGCCTACAGCACCCGGGAGCACACAGCTTACTACATCAAGGCACTGTCTAAGGACCTGCCAAAAG CTGTGGAGCTCCTGGCCGACATTGTGCAGAACTGCAGCCTAGAAGACTCCCAGGTTGAGAAGGAGCGTGATGTGATCCTGCAGGAGCTGCAGGAGAACGATGCATCTATGCGGGACGTGGTCTTTGACTACCTGCATGCCACGGCATTCCAGGGCACACCTCTAGCCCAGGCCGTGGAGGGGTCCAGTGAGAATGTCAG GAAGCTGTCTCGGGCAGACCTGACTGAGTACCTCAGTCGGCATTACAAGGCCTCTCGAATGGTTTTAGCAGCAGCTGGAG GGGTGGAGCACCGGCAGCTGCTAGACCTCGCCCAGAAGCACTTCTGCAGCCTCTCTGGGACATACGCTGAAGACGCTGTGCCCACTCTCACTCCCTGCCGCTTCACTGGCAGCGAG ATCCGCCACCGTGATGATGCCCTGCCTTTGGCCCATGTGGCCATTGCAGTGGAGGGGCCTGGCTGGGCCAACCCGGACAATGTGGCCCTCCAGGTGGCCAATGCCATCATTGGCCACTATGACTGCACTTACGGTGGTGGCACG CACCTGTCCAGCCCACTGGCTGCAGTTGCTGCAACCAAGAAGCTGTGCCAGAGTTTCCAGACCTTCAACATCTGCTACGCAGAGACGGGGTTACTGGGCGCACACTTTGTCTGCGACCACATGAGCATCGACGACATGATGTTCTTCCTACAGGGCCAGTG GATGCGCCTTTGCACCAGTGCCACAGAGAGCGAGGTGGTCCGGGGCAAAAACATTCTCAGAAATGCTCTGGTGTCTCATCTGGATG GCACCACTCCTGTGTGTGAGGACATTGGACGTAGTCTTCTGACGTATGGCCGCCGCATCCCCCTGGCTGAGTGGGAAAGCCGGATTGCG GAGGTGGATGCCAGTATCGTGCGTGAGGTCTGCTCCAAGTACTTCTATGACCAGTGTCCAGCAGTGGCTGGATTGG GCCCCATTGAACAGCTTCCAGATTATAACCGGATCCGTAGCGGCATGTTCTGGCTGCGCTTCTAG
- the UQCRC1 gene encoding cytochrome b-c1 complex subunit 1, mitochondrial isoform X4, with the protein MAASAVCRAASAGTRVLPALLRSPVLRGIATYAQALQSVPETQVSQLDNGLRVASEQSSQPTCTVGVWIDAGSRYETEKNNGAGYFVEHLAFKGTKNRPGSALEKEVESVGAHLNAYSTREHTAYYIKALSKDLPKAVELLADIVQNCSLEDSQVEKERDVILQELQENDASMRDVVFDYLHATAFQGTPLAQAVEGSSENVRKLSRADLTEYLSRHYKASRMVLAAAGGVEHRQLLDLAQKHFCSLSGTYAEDAVPTLTPCRFTGSEIRHRDDALPLAHVAIAVEGPGWANPDNVALQVANAIIGHYDCTYGGGTHLSSPLAAVAATKKLCQSFQTFNICYAETGLLGAHFVCDHMSIDDMMFFLQGQWMRLCTSATESEVVRGKNILRNALVSHLDGTTPVCEDIGRSLLTYGRRIPLAEWESRIAEVDASIVREVCSKYFYDQCPAVAGLGPIEQLPDYNRIRSGMFWLRF; encoded by the exons ATGGCGGCTTCCGCGGTTTGCCGGGCGGCCAGCGCCGGGACGCGAGTGCTG CCGGCCCTGCTGAGGTCGCCTGTCTTGCGGGGCATCGCCACCTACGCCCAGGCCCTGCAGAGCGTGCCGGAGACGCAGGTCAGCCAGCTGGACAACGGGCTGCGAGTGGCCTCGGAGCAGTCGTCCCAGCCTACCTGCACG GTGGGGGTGTGGATTGATGCTGGCAGCCGTTATGAGACTGAGAAGAACAACGGGGCAGGCTACTTTGTGGAGCATCTGGCTTTCAAG GGAACAAAGAATCGGCCTGGCAGTGCCTTGGAGAAGGAGGTGGAGAGCGTGGGGGCCCATCTTAATGCCTACAGCACCCGGGAGCACACAGCTTACTACATCAAGGCACTGTCTAAGGACCTGCCAAAAG CTGTGGAGCTCCTGGCCGACATTGTGCAGAACTGCAGCCTAGAAGACTCCCAGGTTGAGAAGGAGCGTGATGTGATCCTGCAGGAGCTGCAGGAGAACGATGCATCTATGCGGGACGTGGTCTTTGACTACCTGCATGCCACGGCATTCCAGGGCACACCTCTAGCCCAGGCCGTGGAGGGGTCCAGTGAGAATGTCAG GAAGCTGTCTCGGGCAGACCTGACTGAGTACCTCAGTCGGCATTACAAGGCCTCTCGAATGGTTTTAGCAGCAGCTGGAG GGGTGGAGCACCGGCAGCTGCTAGACCTCGCCCAGAAGCACTTCTGCAGCCTCTCTGGGACATACGCTGAAGACGCTGTGCCCACTCTCACTCCCTGCCGCTTCACTGGCAGCGAG ATCCGCCACCGTGATGATGCCCTGCCTTTGGCCCATGTGGCCATTGCAGTGGAGGGGCCTGGCTGGGCCAACCCGGACAATGTGGCCCTCCAGGTGGCCAATGCCATCATTGGCCACTATGACTGCACTTACGGTGGTGGCACG CACCTGTCCAGCCCACTGGCTGCAGTTGCTGCAACCAAGAAGCTGTGCCAGAGTTTCCAGACCTTCAACATCTGCTACGCAGAGACGGGGTTACTGGGCGCACACTTTGTCTGCGACCACATGAGCATCGACGACATGATGTTCTTCCTACAGGGCCAGTG GATGCGCCTTTGCACCAGTGCCACAGAGAGCGAGGTGGTCCGGGGCAAAAACATTCTCAGAAATGCTCTGGTGTCTCATCTGGATG GCACCACTCCTGTGTGTGAGGACATTGGACGTAGTCTTCTGACGTATGGCCGCCGCATCCCCCTGGCTGAGTGGGAAAGCCGGATTGCG GAGGTGGATGCCAGTATCGTGCGTGAGGTCTGCTCCAAGTACTTCTATGACCAGTGTCCAGCAGTGGCTGGATTGG GCCCCATTGAACAGCTTCCAGATTATAACCGGATCCGTAGCGGCATGTTCTGGCTGCGCTTCTAG